The genomic region GGAGATGAAAGCACACCTCAGCCGACAGATCAGAGATGAGGTGCAGGAGTGAAAGCTGTGAGGCACTTAGGGGAAAACACGGCTGTAATTCTTAGcaaccctgaagcaggccacAGTTCCTTGGGTGACTCCAAAACCGAAGACAGAACAAATCAGCAAAACgtaaactttcttttaaaaaaaaaactgaaacctTCTGCGCTTCAAAGGATAGCATCAAGAAGTGAAAAGTCACaggcttcaaaaacaaacttatgattaccaaaggggaaaggtggggagagggagtttgggattaacagaaacACACGACTATATACAAGAcaagtaaccaacaaggacctactgtatagcacagagaactctactcagcatCCTGCAATAACCTAcaagggaaagaatctgaaaactcATGGATATGTGTACACGTATGACTGCgtcacttcgctgtacacctgaaaccgaCACAATGCTGTAAGTCAACTAGAATATaaactaacattttttaaaaagtgaaaagacagaatgggagaaaaagagTCGCAAATCACATATCTGGTAAGGGTCTTGTATATGTAATACATAAGGAATTCTCACAGCTCAAGAGTAATAACACAAACcaacttaaaaatgggcaaagtctCTGAGCAGACACTTAACCAGAGGATGTATCaatagccaataagcacataaaaagatgctcaagacTGTaggcatcagggaaatgcaaatcaaaccataaTCAGGTTATCGCTTCCCACCCACCAAGGCGGCTGTATCAGAAGGAAACAGCTGGACGatgacaagtgttggtgagaagcTGGAGCCCTCAGACTCTGAGTGGGAAGGTAAGACGGTTTTTGGAAAAGTCTGGCAGTTTCTGAAACAGAGAGGATTACcctataatccagcaattctggTGTTACCtcccaggagaaatgaaaacatatgtctaaaCAATAACAGACGTTAAGGGCAGCACTATCACAATGGCCAAGTGAACACAACCCAGATGCCCACACGTGTGCGTACAATGGACAACTACTGAGCAATACAAAGGAAAGAAGTTCTGATCCACGCTACAATACGGATGAACTCTGAAAACATCGTACTAAGTGGAAGAAGCAAAcgacacaaaaggccacacaaCGTATGATTCCAATCATACGAAGTGTCCAAGACAGGCAAATCCATGGAAGCAAAGGTGGACTCATGATTGCTAGGGGCTGGGAGGGATGGAGAGACTGTGGTAGACAGCAGGGTATGGGGTGTCTCTTGGGGGTGATGGAAGTATTTAGGCAAAGAGCAGTGAAATGCAAGGGTGCACAGCCTTGTAAACATGCTCCAAAGCCACTGGGTGGCACATTTTTGAGTGGTGAGTCAGGGACttgctggtggcccagtggttaagaccgcatgcttccaatgcagggggcatggattcaacCCCCGGTCGGAgagctaacatcccacatgcctcgtggccaaaataaaataaccaaatataaaactgaaaacttaatctcaaaaaataaacaagatggtGAGTGAGACAGCATGTAAATATTAAAgctatcaaaaaaaaattaaagaagaggatgagatagctgtgGCCTGACAGAAGGATGCTGGACCTCAGAACGTCAGCAGGAGGTAAGGCCGAGCCCTCTACTCCTGGGACCTCGTGGGCGCCATGTGGGGGACCTGAGCGCTCCACGAGGGCCAACCAGCACAGCACCAGCAGCTGGGGGCCAAGTCAGACCTGTGACCCGTGACTCACGACCAGAAAAGACACGGCATTTCACACGGCAACATCAAGGGCCGAGGAGCGCTACCTTCACATCCTCTGAAGACGCGAAGGAGGCAGATCCAAAAGGAAgcgagagggagaaaggaagcaaACAGAAAACGTGTAGTGAAGCAACGTGACACCGAGTGTCTCTCCCAACTCGAAAGCCCTGTTTCGTGCGTGCGTGGTGGGCTCGCAGTGGGGGAATGATGGGAGGGACCACCTCTTCTCTgaaccctccctccccctctgtaCAACTGCATCTGAGAATTCGCTGAGGTTAAACAAGGTGCCTGGACAAGTCAGAAACCCAGAAGTGGGTAATGACCAGACTCTGCCTCCTGTACGGTTAGGTCCGTGAGACGGCCCTGGTACCTGGATCCTGTTGAATATCGTCAGTTTGGACTTGGAGTCCCTGGAGGGGTCTGCTGGAGGCCCTGCCGACGAGAAGGAAGCCATGGCCACCTGACTCGGGGAAGCCGCACAGCACATATCCATTTTCACCTTCTCCTTCCGGAAGCCTGAAAAGTGCTGTGCTCTGGAGTTGCCGGAGAAGAGCCTGTAGCCTCCACCCCGGGAGCAGGCCGGGCCCTTTTCGGCTTTTGTGGCCCCAGAGGCCATGCCATTCTCAGCCTGGGTCTGCTTCCCTGGGAGGTGGGTTCCAGATGGCTCGTCCCCTCCTAACTGGGTCTGACGCAGGCCCCCGGGAGAGAAGATATCGCCCAGATCCAAAGTCCCTTTTGAGGACCTCAACTGCTTGGCCAGAGAAGAGATGTCCGGGTTCCCGGGAGGGTCCAGGGATGACGCTGTGAGGGCTGGCGGAGCAGCAGCCACTTTTGGCCCACCCTTTGCATCCCGGCTCATGCCGCCAGGTGAGGCCTCCCTGGGGAAAGTGGATGTGGATTTTCTCCGGCGGGCTGGGGAGCCCTCTGGCTCAGGGTTCATGGGGCCAGCACGGAGAGAGTCAACAGTGGGCGTCAGAGACGGGGGCTGCTGTGGCCGTGGCCCCTGCAGCGGCTTCAGGGGGCCCTGCTTGCCATCGGGAGTGGGGAGCTGGGAGGAAGCGGTGGCCACCTGGGCATGAGAGAAGATCCGCTGGGACTTGGTGATCATCTGGAACACCTGCATCTGCTCGTGGCTCACCAGGGACTCCTGCGACTTCAGGAAGAGCTGCCGGAAGAGTGGCGTGGCATCTGACGAGAGGCTGCTGGGCTTCAAGCCAGGATCCTGCGAGCCAGGGTCCCCGGGTTTCGGCCACCGGAAGGAGTCGCAGTCAAACTTGCTCTTTTTGGGAGCCCAGCAGTCATCATCCCCACTGGCACAGGCAAATCTGGGGTCCCCCGAGGCCTCCCCGGGAGCCTTCAGGAGCATGGGAGGGAAGGGCGGCACGTCCTCTGGGCCGAGCCCCAGGCCAGCTGAGGGTTCCCCCACTGGGGAGGTGCTGCTGAGCCCAGGGCCAGGCTCCGAGGCCTCCTGGGACGGCGGCTTATGGACGACAAACATACCATTCCCTTTGCTCTTGGGGCAGCCCGACAGGTTCTGCAGCCACTGGAAACTGTGGCTTGATGGCTGGGAACCAGTGGTGGGGATTGTCTGGCCACGGAACAGAGGCAggcaggagggcagaggggcGCCCTCGGGCCAGCCCTCCAGGGAGGACGAGAGCTGGAGTGGCTCTAGCTCGGCTGGGTCGGGGCCGCTGCTCTCCGCCGCCCGCGAGTGAATGGCCGTGAACACGTCAGCGGCAGGCTCCTTCCTTGAGGGCCTCGACTCCTCGAGAACGTCAGGGCCCAGGGTCCCCGGGGTGCCGGCTGGGCCGCAGCAGGAGGACCCCGAGGACGGGCAGGAGCAGGCCACGTTCCTCCCCTCACCGCTGTCTGCAAGCCCAGCCGGCCCCGGGGAAGGGATCTTGTGGTGGACGATGCTGTTCACGAGGCAGCGCAGGAAGTCTCGGTTGGGCAGGAGGGAACCGGGGGACCTCAGGCCGGATGGTGTGGGCTGGCCTGCCACCTCGTGCATGTGGGGTGAGTCCCCACAGGCCTCCTCCTCCGGGGGCACCTCCTTGAGGATGCACAGGCCGTGCTGGACCTCGTAGTGCCGGCGCAGCGAGCGGTAGTCGCAGTAGCTCTTGCTGCAGCCCTGCTCGATGCACACGAAGGGCTTGGTCTTCTGGTGGGTGAGCATGTGTCCGGTCCTGGAAGCACACGAGCACGGGGTCATGGGGGGTCTTTTGTGCGAGTCACCTGTCGCAGGAACCCAAGCACGTCCCCAGGGGCCATCGGGGCAGAAAATGGGCTCAGACCCCATGAAGAAAGACCCCCGACTAAGGTCAAGGTCATCTAGAACGGGGGCTCTTTCCCGCACCCTTAGGCAAACCCCTAATCAGAGAAAAAATCGTGGGAGCCAAGTCAGAGTTCCCCAAAGCAACACCAGTCTCCAGAGTTGCTTCCTGAGGACTTGGGCTCAGCTGGCAAGTGAGTTTTGAAAAAACACTGTTTACTTCTTGGATGTTCATAGTAGCAAAGTGAAAAGCCATAGAGAAGATAAAGCGAACCTGCTTAACTTTCCATGTCTCTCCAAGTTATTTGCCCACAGAATCACCTTTTTCCAAAGAGCCCCTTTTAGCATCCTGAGAACCAGAGTTCGGAGAACGCATGCAAAGAAGTGTTAACTTGGGGGTGCTCCTTCTTTGAACAAAGGAGTCTCTGCCTTCCCAAAGGATTCCTCTAGAGAGCCACCTGCGACCCCCAtcgcaaaacaaaaagaaaaaaactacagaTGCCCAGTCAATAAAGACTCTCTAGAAAacagccaaatttgcctgtaattTCTGCAAATATGAATGAACACAAATGTCTTATATTTGTATCCCACTTGTACCTACGTTAATTTATTacagaaataagcaaatgggTAAATCACCCTCTGGGTTCCCAGCAGCCCTACTCTGGATGGTTCTGATAAATGAggcacaataaataaaaaaattctccCCCCAAAGGTGAACCCTTAGCTTCCATCTGAGGGAAGCAGCAGAGAGGGGatcaagagacccaggttctggCCCTAACTGTTACCATCCTGTGACATGAGCAAATTGCTTCCCATCCCtggcggggaggggggtggggagggggttagGCAGCAAGGACAGAATGAAAGTGGGATTCGATGATGCTCTGTGCAGGCTGTGCtcctcagctgctcagtcgtgtccgaccctttgtgaccccatggactgtagcctgccaggctcttctgtccatgggattctccaggcaagagtactggagtgggtagccattccctcctccaggggatcttcccgacccagggactgaacccgcgtctctagcattggcaggtggattctttaccactgtctcTCCTGACAAGCCTGGGCATGCTATCAAAAGGTGATGGATAATCCTTCCCACTTACAGGTCTTTCCATTTGAAAAGTCTTGTCTTTCCTTCCTCAGTAGCAAGAAAACCTTATCATTTCTAAGGCATGAAGAACAAAGGTAATTCTGCTCTTACACTgggcttgctttttaaaatcaagaattaaaaaaaaaagggagagtgaACATTCCAAGCATTTCATAGCCTCTCATAGTCTCTTATCCCAATGCATACCCCTCACAGAGCACAGATCTGTTCTCTTCAGGCACCTGCTCTAAATCTTTCTGCACAGAGTTAGCCCAATTCCCTCCAGGACAAAACTGCCCCTGGGGTGTGTCTTTAAACCACAGGGGTCCCGTCTGCCAATCGCAGCAGCACTCGCCTCTCTGGAGTGGGTTTGGGGGCTGGGGCCGTGTGGGTCTGGCCCCCGGAACCTTGGCAGCTCAAGGAGACCAGTCTGCGTCTGAGCACAGGTTGCACACCCCCGGGGGCCTCGACAGGGCGGGTGCAGGCTGATGGGAGGGGTGCTGAGGCCCAGGTGCGCCCCCGGCCCCTACACTGCATGTGAGCACAGGCTGCACACCCCTGGGGGCCTCGACAGGGCGGGTGCAGGCTGATGGGAGGGGTGCTGAGGCCCAGGCGCGCCCCTGGCCCCTACACTGCATGTGAGCACAGGCTGCACACCCCTGGGGGCCTCGACACGGCGGGTGCAGGCTGATGGGAGGGGTGCTGAGGCCCAGGTGCGCCCCGGCCCCTACACTGCATGTGAGCACAGGCTGCACACCCCTGGGGGCCTCGACAGGGCGGGTGCAGGCTGATGGTAGGGGTGCTGAAGCCCAGGCGTGCCCCCAGCCCCCTGGGCAGACGTCCTGACCCGGCCCCTACGCACAGGTGGTCCTGCCGCTTGAAGGCCTTGCTGCAGATCTTGCACACGTGCTTCCTCTCCTGGCTGTGCGTCAGGTAGTGCTTGCTCAGGGAACTGGCGCTGCTGAACACCTTCCCGCagaggctgcagtccaggagtGTGTTCTGAGGGGAGCTGTGCTGCCGCTTGCCTTTCCGTGCGCTCCCCGAGGTGGCCCGGCCTCCTTCATCCGCTTCTTTGGGCACCTTGAGGGCGCCCTGCCCCAGGTCTAGATGGAGGGAGAAGGCACAGGCTCTAGACCTCCAGGGACCTCCACAGACCACCAGGCCAGGGCCCCGGGGGCACGACCTCACCTTGTAAGGAAGCCTGAGACTCGGGATCTACACACTCCTCCAGCAGCTTTGTGGAGTCACTGTCCTTCCCTGAGTACAGGGACAGGGTGTCCAGGTTGTCCTCCAGCGGCTCGCTGGGCGCGTCGGGCGCCGGGAAGCTGGGGTCCAGCTCCAGACCTCTCAGGCCACCGTAGAGCAGGTCCCGCGAGCCAGGCCCCAGGTCCCGGTTGATGGCGTCGCTGCAGGTGAGCGCCTGGTTCTCGGGAAACGAAGGGAGATGCATCTCGGAGGGAAGGGCACCCTCGTCCCCCAGGCTGTACTGGTCCATGGCTCTCCACCGCCAGGGCTCAGCCAAGAGCTACTCTCCAGACAAGTAGGGCTGTGTGCGGAGTCAGGGAGGAGAGAGCGGGTCTTGATGGTGGCTAACTCCTGAGAACGAACGAGGAAGAACCACAGTTACGAGAAGCCAACATGCACGGTGGACAGAGTGTGGACTTGGAATTCACACAGACGCGTACTGGAGTCTGTTCTCTGCCACTCagcagccatgtgaccttgggcagtcaCTCAAGTACTACGAGccctagtttcctcatctgtaaattcaGCATAAGAGTATCTCCATCGTGAGACTCTTGTAAGGAACAAATTAAAAAGGTTTTGGCGGCATGGTGGACTGAACCGATCTCTTTCTCCAACTATAAACTCATgagataaaatacaatttttagtaGAGAGCCAGGCTCAAGAGATAGGTAAGACCCCAGGTGCCAGGAACAATGAAGAAACGCAAAGCCAGAGGTGTGAGTTGGCCCACGAGCAGGCCCAAGGTGAGGTCAGTCTCCTATATGGGGCCTAGGGCTATCCTCCAATATGGCGTCCACCAGTGAGCGACACATAGCGATGAAGCACTTGAGAATGTGGCCCCAAACTGAGACCTGCGATCAGTGTAATTTACATACTGGATGTGGAAGACTCAGTACCAAAAATAACCCATTTTCATATTGATTACACGTTGAAATGAAAGCATTTTGGATCTACTGGCTTAAATATGATATTGAAACTAATTTCACctatctatttttgttttctaacatgGCTATGAGATTGCTCTAAATTACATTATCTGGCtcatattatatttctattaCAGAACACTATCCTCGAGGCTGTAACAGACAGATGGAAGAGGAAACAGGGCCTTGAGTTCACAGGGAAGAGCTGAGGCCCTGGAAGAGTCAAGCCAttcacaggaaaaataaataaattaaaagaaaaaccctaCGCACAAGTCTAGGGAGGCATTCCAAGAACTAGTTAACAACAGGATGAGAGACAACAAAACCTAGTAGAGAACAGAAGACACAAGGGGCAGGggtgcttttaaaaagaaagaaatgaaacttcTAGAAATGCAAGGTTCTAACTCAGAACTCGCTCAGAGCAGAGTGGAAATGGAGAAGGCGTCTGTCAACAACATTCAAGGCAAGGAACCAGACACTGCAGCCAGGGGCAAAGGATATTCAACTGAGACTGACCACAGACACTACTGAGACCGGGAGAAAATAAGAGTGAGATGCTTTGGGGGAAAAGGGCTTCAAAAGACTTCTGCACTGGTGTGCGTGCTAagctacttcagtcgtgtctgactctttgtgaccccatggattgtagcccaccaggctcctctgtccatgggattctccaagcaagaatactggagagggttgccatgcccttctccaggggatcttcccgacccagggattgaacccacatctcctgcgactcctgcactgcaggtgaattctttaccgctgagccaccagggaagtccttctgcaCTGGTAGTTTCTTAGAAAGCTAAACATAAACGTGGTCTCACCATACGATCCAACCATCCCATTCCTAGATATCCACCCCAATGAGCCAAAAACTTAAAGCATCTTTATTCATGACTGCCCCAAACAGGAAGTAACCAAGATGTCTCTCAACAGGGGAGTGGATAAGCTGTGGTTAGTCACATAATCGGATATCATCCACCAATAAAAAGCCAGGAGCGAGTAAGCTacaaaaagacatggaagaaagaaGCTTAAATGCGtatcactaagtgaaagaagccagtctgaaaagacaGTACATCCtatgattccaactacatgatattctggaaaaggcagaactatAAAGAGACGTTAAAATTATCTATGGTGGCCAGGGTTCGGGGGCAGAAAAGAGGGATGAATAGATGAAGCAGGGGAGGAAttttcagaaggaaagttatgaccaacctagacagcatattcaaaagcagagacattactttgccaacaaaggtctgtctagtcaaggctatggtttttccagtggtcctgtatggatgtgagagttggactgtgaagaaggctgagcaccgaagaattgatgcttttgaactgtggtgttggagaagactcttgagagtcccttggactgcaaggagatccaaccagtccattctgaaggagatcagccctgggatttctttggagggaatgatgctgaagctgaaactccagtactttggccacctcatgccaagagttgactcattggaaaagactctgatactgggagggattgggggcaggaggagaaggggacgacagaggatgagatggccagatggcatcaccgactcgatggatctgagtttgggtgaactccgggagtggtgatggacagggaggcctggcgtgctgcgattcatggggtcgcgaagagtcggacacgactgagcgactgaactgaactgaaagttattcTGTATGGCACTGTAACGGGAGATACATGCCCTCACGTGTAAGTCAGAGCCTACAGAGCTACACAACACGAGGAGCGGGCCTGAAGGCAAACCGTGGACATCtgctgatttaaaaacaaaacaaaacaaaacctttaacACATTCCATATTCCAGGGAATCTAGAAGGTGCATGCCCAGGGCGGGCCAGTGCTCAGAAAAGGCCTGAGAAGGCTCTAGCTGTCACCCCCGGCTGACCGGGGTTTTGTGCAAGCAGGAAGTGAAGGCGAAAGCAGAGTTGTGAACTGCCTACTGAACGTCAAAGGCCCGTCTCAACTCCCACCCAGAGCCCAACTCGAAGACTGAGAGTTGTCTCAGGTGGGGTTGGTTTTGTTGTATTCCCTTTGGACAACTGAAGGGAATCTCTGTCCAATCTCTCAACTAACAGAAGAGAGACTTCATTGACCACACCGACCAAAAATACAGTCTTTATAAAACTAGCCCAGAAAAGTCACTAAACGATTACGACAGACAGTGGGCATCAGCAAAGCCTGGAATGGGGATCTGATTACTAGAGTCCCCACATTATAATGTTCAAAGTGTCCAGTTTTTCAACAAAAAAATTAGGACACATGCCAACAAAGTACGGAGAAGGCCATCTATTGCCTATGAATGGCATCAAATAATATGCAGCCTTTTcttcctggcttctttcactaagcaGAGCATTTCTGAGTTTGATCCCCGCCTGGGGCACGAATCATCACTTCATTCCCCGTTTATGGATGAACACTATTCCACTGTCTGGATtttctccatccattcatctgtgggtgGGTATTTGGGTTGTTCTGAGCTATCAAGAGTAATTCTGTCCATAGAGAGACATTTAATAGACACTTGATGACTCACTGATAACAAATGGAGTGGATCCTAGAGAAACTGGAGCTTGGGTCTAGTTTCCTAGGCCGTAAGTGTCTGTTGTCTTAACGTTTCATGGTGCAGTATAACAGAGCAGTTGCACCCTCAGCGTCTGAGTGTCACACTACGCTtcacctgtgtgtctgtgtaagtAGCCTGCTGAGGGCCCTCGAATTAAGGCTCAGTGCAGGTCAGAAATCCTGCACCAGAACTGAGGGACCCAAGTGAGTCTCAGAATTCAgaatctggggtgggggtggttagAAAGGTAAAGCAATGCATATGCCACATGTGAGCAACCCCCAGCGGCCCAGGGCGGCACCTGATGACCAAATCATTCTTTCCTCATCGATACCTTGAccactcaggcttcccttgtagctcagttggtaaagaatctgcctgaaatgcaggagacccaggtttgatccctgggtcgggaagatcctctggagaaggaaatggcaacccactccagtattcttgcctggagaatcccatggacagaggagcctggcgggctacagtccagggggtcgcaagtCGGAtttgacttagcgact from Bos javanicus breed banteng chromosome 18, ARS-OSU_banteng_1.0, whole genome shotgun sequence harbors:
- the ZNF541 gene encoding zinc finger protein 541 isoform X1; protein product: MDQYSLGDEGALPSEMHLPSFPENQALTCSDAINRDLGPGSRDLLYGGLRGLELDPSFPAPDAPSEPLEDNLDTLSLYSGKDSDSTKLLEECVDPESQASLQDLGQGALKVPKEADEGGRATSGSARKGKRQHSSPQNTLLDCSLCGKVFSSASSLSKHYLTHSQERKHVCKICSKAFKRQDHLTGHMLTHQKTKPFVCIEQGCSKSYCDYRSLRRHYEVQHGLCILKEVPPEEEACGDSPHMHEVAGQPTPSGLRSPGSLLPNRDFLRCLVNSIVHHKIPSPGPAGLADSGEGRNVACSCPSSGSSCCGPAGTPGTLGPDVLEESRPSRKEPAADVFTAIHSRAAESSGPDPAELEPLQLSSSLEGWPEGAPLPSCLPLFRGQTIPTTGSQPSSHSFQWLQNLSGCPKSKGNGMFVVHKPPSQEASEPGPGLSSTSPVGEPSAGLGLGPEDVPPFPPMLLKAPGEASGDPRFACASGDDDCWAPKKSKFDCDSFRWPKPGDPGSQDPGLKPSSLSSDATPLFRQLFLKSQESLVSHEQMQVFQMITKSQRIFSHAQVATASSQLPTPDGKQGPLKPLQGPRPQQPPSLTPTVDSLRAGPMNPEPEGSPARRRKSTSTFPREASPGGMSRDAKGGPKVAAAPPALTASSLDPPGNPDISSLAKQLRSSKGTLDLGDIFSPGGLRQTQLGGDEPSGTHLPGKQTQAENGMASGATKAEKGPACSRGGGYRLFSGNSRAQHFSGFRKEKVKMDMCCAASPSQVAMASFSSAGPPADPSRDSKSKLTIFNRIQGGNIYRLPHPMQEENVAGGCHQHNRGSTDWAEPRSTYICKNCSQMFYTEKGLNSHMCFHSDQWPSPRGKQDPQVFGMEFCKPSRQVLRPEGDGQSPLGARKCLDNPTAASLGVPVAPANRPPGSKGQEKDGDERNSKENGQHRKRKKRPQPKALFVPPPPPTFGQPGPGGCHQSRLRSPVFLVDRLLKGLFQCSPYTPPPMLSPIREGSGLYFNTLCSTSAQASPDRLISTVLNPLDGSFGICLVKDDTKISIEPHINIGSRFQAEIPELQDSSLAGIDEHVASLVWKPWGDVMSNPETQDRVTELCNVACSSVMPGGGTNLELALHCLHEAQGDIQVALETLLLRGPQKPRTHPLASYRYTGSDIWTPMEKRLFKKAFCAHKKDFNLIHKTIQTKTVAQCVEYYYIWKKMIKFDCGRAPGPEKRVRREPDEVDRAEAKVTCSPRERPSHRPTPELKIKTKSYRRESILNSSPSTGPKRSPEAPGSVEGQGAFPCRECERVFDKIKSRNAHMKRHRLQDHVEPIVRVKWPVKPFQLKEEEEEEELGADMGPLQWLWLRLFSRPRCRESVGITIGSPPRRRPSRRVSLHSRFRP
- the ZNF541 gene encoding zinc finger protein 541 isoform X4 — its product is MDQYSLGDEGALPSEMHLPSFPENQALTCSDAINRDLGPGSRDLLYGGLRGLELDPSFPAPDAPSEPLEDNLDTLSLYSGKDSDSTKLLEECVDPESQASLQDLGQGALKVPKEADEGGRATSGSARKGKRQHSSPQNTLLDCSLCGKVFSSASSLSKHYLTHSQERKHVCKICSKAFKRQDHLTGHMLTHQKTKPFVCIEQGCSKSYCDYRSLRRHYEVQHGLCILKEVPPEEEACGDSPHMHEVAGQPTPSGLRSPGSLLPNRDFLRCLVNSIVHHKIPSPGPAGLADSGEGRNVACSCPSSGSSCCGPAGTPGTLGPDVLEESRPSRKEPAADVFTAIHSRAAESSGPDPAELEPLQLSSSLEGWPEGAPLPSCLPLFRGQTIPTTGSQPSSHSFQWLQNLSGCPKSKGNGMFVVHKPPSQEASEPGPGLSSTSPVGEPSAGLGLGPEDVPPFPPMLLKAPGEASGDPRFACASGDDDCWAPKKSKFDCDSFRWPKPGDPGSQDPGLKPSSLSSDATPLFRQLFLKSQESLVSHEQMQVFQMITKSQRIFSHAQVATASSQLPTPDGKQGPLKPLQGPRPQQPPSLTPTVDSLRAGPMNPEPEGSPARRRKSTSTFPREASPGGMSRDAKGGPKVAAAPPALTASSLDPPGNPDISSLAKQLRSSKGTLDLGDIFSPGGLRQTQLGGDEPSGTHLPGKQTQAENGMASGATKAEKGPACSRGGGYRLFSGNSRAQHFSGFRKEKVKMDMCCAASPSQVAMASFSSAGPPADPSRDSKSKLTIFNRIQGGNIYRLPHPMQEENVAGGCHQHNRGSTDWAEPRSTYICKNCSQMFYTEKGLNSHMCFHSDQWPSPRGKQDPQVFGMEFCKPSRQVLRPEGDGQSPLGARKCLDNPTAASLGVPVAPANRPPGSKGQEKDGDERNSKENGQHRKRKKRPQPKALFVPPPPPTFGQPGPGGCHQSRLRSPVFLVDRLLKGLFQCSPYTPPPMLSPIREGSGLYFNTLCSTSAQASPDRLISTVLNPLDGSFGICLVKDDTKISIEPHINIGSRFQAEIPELQDSSLAGIDEHVASLVWKPWGDVMSNPETQDRVTELCNVACSSVMPGGGTNLELALHCLHEAQGDIQVALETLLLRGPQKPRTHPLASYRYTGSDIWTPMEKRLFKKAFCAHKKDFNLIHKTIQTKTVAQCVEYYYIWKKMIKFDCGRAPGPEKRVRREPDEVDRAEAKVTCSPRERPSHRPTPELKIKTKSYRRESILNSSPSTGPKRSPEAPGSVEGQGAFPCRECERVFDKIKSRNAHMKRHRLQDHVEPIALVTFIQ
- the ZNF541 gene encoding zinc finger protein 541 isoform X2; protein product: MDQYSLGDEGALPSEMHLPSFPENQALTCSDAINRDLGPGSRDLLYGGLRGLELDPSFPAPDAPSEPLEDNLDTLSLYSGKDSDSTKLLEECVDPESQASLQDLGQGALKVPKEADEGGRATSGSARKGKRQHSSPQNTLLDCSLCGKVFSSASSLSKHYLTHSQERKHVCKICSKAFKRQDHLTGHMLTHQKTKPFVCIEQGCSKSYCDYRSLRRHYEVQHGLCILKEVPPEEEACGDSPHMHEVAGQPTPSGLRSPGSLLPNRDFLRCLVNSIVHHKIPSPGPAGLADSGEGRNVACSCPSSGSSCCGPAGTPGTLGPDVLEESRPSRKEPAADVFTAIHSRAAESSGPDPAELEPLQLSSSLEGWPEGAPLPSCLPLFRGQTIPTTGSQPSSHSFQWLQNLSGCPKSKGNGMFVVHKPPSQEASEPGPGLSSTSPVGEPSAGLGLGPEDVPPFPPMLLKAPGEASGDPRFACASGDDDCWAPKKSKFDCDSFRWPKPGDPGSQDPGLKPSSLSSDATPLFRQLFLKSQESLVSHEQMQVFQMITKSQRIFSHAQVATASSQLPTPDGKQGPLKPLQGPRPQQPPSLTPTVDSLRAGPMNPEPEGSPARRRKSTSTFPREASPGGMSRDAKGGPKVAAAPPALTASSLDPPGNPDISSLAKQLRSSKGTLDLGDIFSPGGLRQTQLGGDEPSGTHLPGKQTQAENGMASGATKAEKGPACSRGGGYRLFSGNSRAQHFSGFRKEKVKMDMCCAASPSQVAMASFSSAGPPADPSRDSKSKLTIFNRIQGGNIYRLPHPMQEENVAGGCHQHNRGSTDWAEPRSTYICKNCSQMFYTEKGLNSHMCFHSDQWPSPRGKQDPQVFGMEFCKPSRQVLRPEGDGQSPLGARKCLDNPTAASLGVPVAPANRPPGSKGQEKDGDERNSKENGQHRKRKKRPQPKALFVPPPPPTFGQPGPGGCHQSRLRSPVFLVDRLLKGLFQCSPYTPPPMLSPIREGSGLYFNTLCSTSAQASPDRLISTVLNPLDGSFGICLVKDDTKISIEPHINIGSRFQAEIPELQDSSLAGIDEHVASLVWKPWGDVMSNPETQDRVTELCNVACSSVMPGGGTNLELALHCLHEAQGDIQVALETLLLRGPQKPRTHPLASYRYTGSDIWTPMEKRLFKKAFCAHKKDFNLIHKTIQTKTVAQCVEYYYIWKKMIKFDCGRAPGPEKRVRREPDEVDRAEAKVTCSPRERPSHRPTPELKIKTKSYRRESILNSSPSTGPKRSPEAPGSVEGQGAFPCRECERVFDKIKSRNAHMKRHRLQDHVEPIVRVKWPVKPFQLKEEEEEEELGADMGPLQW